TGCACCTGCTCCTGCTCGGAAGGAAAGCGATCCCGCATCATAAAGGGGATCTCGGTACGGAACAGGCCCACCCCGTCGGCGGCGTCGTTCATGGCGATATCGGCGTCGGCACTGAGGCCGGCATTCAGCAACAGCGAGACCTGCACCCCGTCCTGGGTGCGTGACGCCTCCTTGCGCACCGTGGCGAACAGTTCGTCCATCTGGGCTTCTTCGGCGATCACCCGGCGGTATTCCTTCAGCACCGAGGGCGCCGGCTCCACCAGCAGCTCGCCGGTGTAGCCATCCACCACCAGCTGGCGATCTTCCAGCAGTTCAAAGGAGTGATCGATGCCCATGACCGCCGGAATGCCCATGGCCCGGGCCAGAATGGCGGCGTGGGAGTTGATGGAGCCCCTGGCCGAGACGATGGCCTTCAGCTTGTTGCGGGGAATTTCGGCAATCAGGGTGGCGCTGATCTCGTCGGCCACCAGAATAATGGGCTCAGACAGCGCCAGCGGGCCCTCGTCTTCGTGGATCAGCCGGGTCAGCAGCCGCTGGCCCAGATCCCGAATGTCGGCGGCGCGCTCGCGCAGGTAAGGGTCGGCCATGTTGGCAAACTGGGCGATCTGCTTCTCGCATACCCGCTTGACCGCGCTGCCGGCGGTCCAGCCGTGCTCGATCTCCTCACGGATCAGGCCGATAAACACCGGATCCTTGAGAATGTACTGGTACACCTCAAACACCGCCATCGACTCGCCGGCCTGGGACTCCTTGAAGCGCAGCGCCATGCCATCGAGCTCGGCTTCCACCTGCTGTAACACCTTGTCGAGTCGCTGATGCTGCTGAGGCAAATCGTCGGCCCGGCGCACCCGCACTCGATCGAGCTCCACCCTGGGGCGCCATACCCAGGCCTTGCCGATGGCTACCCCGGGTGAGCCGGCCAAGCCACGCAGCATGCCGTGCCAGTTGCGGGACTTGAGATTCCCCCTGGCCTCGGCATGGGCGATGACGGTGGCCAGCTGGGCCGCCAGGGTTACCAGAAAGGACTCTTCCCCTTCCTCGAACAGGCGCACCTGCTTTTGCTGCACCACCAGCACCCCAAGGGTCTTGCGCTGATGAATAATCGGGGCACCGAGAAAGGAGCGGAATTCGTCTTCGTGGGCTTCGGGCAGGTATTTGAAGCTGGGGTGGTGCTGGGCATCGGCCAGGTTGATCAGCTCTTCCTTTTCACCGATCAGGCCAACAATGCCTTCGCCCAGGGGAATGCGGGCCCGGCCCACCGCCTCCGGCGCCAGGCCGTCGGTGGCGGCCAGCAGATAACAGGGTTCGTCATCCCGGCGCAAATAGATGGAGCAGCAGTCCACCAGCATGGCCTGACGGGTCTGTTGTGCCAGCCCCGCCATGGCCTCGTTCAGATCGGAGCTGGCCGTGACCCGCTGGACGATTTCCCTCAGTT
The Oceanimonas pelagia genome window above contains:
- the ptsP gene encoding phosphoenolpyruvate--protein phosphotransferase, producing MLRELREIVQRVTASSDLNEAMAGLAQQTRQAMLVDCCSIYLRRDDEPCYLLAATDGLAPEAVGRARIPLGEGIVGLIGEKEELINLADAQHHPSFKYLPEAHEDEFRSFLGAPIIHQRKTLGVLVVQQKQVRLFEEGEESFLVTLAAQLATVIAHAEARGNLKSRNWHGMLRGLAGSPGVAIGKAWVWRPRVELDRVRVRRADDLPQQHQRLDKVLQQVEAELDGMALRFKESQAGESMAVFEVYQYILKDPVFIGLIREEIEHGWTAGSAVKRVCEKQIAQFANMADPYLRERAADIRDLGQRLLTRLIHEDEGPLALSEPIILVADEISATLIAEIPRNKLKAIVSARGSINSHAAILARAMGIPAVMGIDHSFELLEDRQLVVDGYTGELLVEPAPSVLKEYRRVIAEEAQMDELFATVRKEASRTQDGVQVSLLLNAGLSADADIAMNDAADGVGLFRTEIPFMMRDRFPSEQEQVHSYRRVLTSYVGKPVCMRTLDVGGDKQLPYFPIVEENPFLGWRGIRLTLDHPEIFLVQLKAMLRASIGLDNLSIMLPMVGSLDEVRAARRLLDRAWREVSAETADEQGIIRYPSLGVMIEVPSLLYQLGELAPLVDFWSVGTNDLTQYLLAVDRNNGRVADIYDSLHPAVLRALQQIIDTARKHARPVSICGELAGDPIGVLVLMAMGYRRFSMNNSNIMRIKYIVRQSRTDELHRLLQEALSHRHIGAFKGIFGRYLEERGLGGLLRSAL